The following DNA comes from Anopheles coustani chromosome 2, idAnoCousDA_361_x.2, whole genome shotgun sequence.
CCACTTAAACAACTCATAGCTCATAGTGCTGTAAGGAGTCCAGCGAAGATGGGTATAAAACGCGGGCGCAAGTTTGCTGTCCATCTCATTTTCAGTTTCAGCTCCGAGTTAATACCGATAAGTTGTGCACAGCTTCACCATGAGGTTCCTGTTTGCCACCGTGCTTGCCATTGCTGTTGGTTGCGTCGTTGTCGACGGAAAGACGTTCACCAAGTGTGAGCTAGCCAAAGTGTTATCAGCCAATGGAATTGCGAAAGCAGCCCTTCCGGACTGTAAGTTTTTATAACAGTTGTTAAAACTGTTGTGTAAAGGCAACACTTTTCTTCCGATTTCTAGGGGTATGTCTGGTTCAACACGAAAGTGCGTTCAGCACCTCGGCGACTAACAAGAATAAAAACGGATCCACCGACTACGGACTGTTTCAGATCAACAATAAATATTGGTGCGATTCGAGTTATGGCACAAATGACTGCAAAATTGCGTGCAGCAGTAAGTTCTTCATCCACCGGGACAATAATTCGTCAATAATGTTCGTttcatctccttcatctcGTTCATTGCTACAGGTTTATTGAACGACGATATTACTGACGACATCAAGTGCGCGAAGCTGGTACACAAACGACACGGCTTTAATGCCTGGTACGGTTGGAAGAACAACTGCAATGGCAAGAAATTGCCCAGTACTAGCGAGTGCTTCTAGGTGCGGGGCCTCTATCGGCCTTTAGAAGGCCATAGAATACCCCACGTACATCTTTCAAAAATATACATAGTATACGAAGATGACGAAATGTGTTTTGCGTGTGATTCCGAAACCGATGCCCCCCCGCCAACAATAACATCGTACAGAGTTGACGGACAGTCatgcggattttttttttcattgaaagAAATGCCTCCGAAGATAGGATATTTGTTGCCATTTGTCGGCAAGCTAGCAGATGCTGTAGTCAGTTGTGAAGTGTGCAGGGTATACGGGTAGTGAATGTTGGGCCGGTTAATGGAAATTCTCTTATTACGATGTGCGTCGGTGGCAGATAATTCATCATCAGTAGCGTCCTCGGTAGACGACTTGAGTCAGGACGTTCGATTTCCCGCGAGCAACCAGCCGTCCGAAAGTGGTAAGTTTTTCTGGGTGGTAcaggtttattttgttttatttcctctgATGACACTCACCTCCCGCGCCTCCCACTCAGTGTCAACAAATTTGGCCGACATGTTGTTCACTTCTGGATTACCGCCACTAGGTGGATGCCGTCTCGGTGCGCTCTGCGACATTTTGaagattttatgtttttcgtagtgTTTAAATGGCCACAAGCTGGTTCTTAGCTCAAAACACGGGAGAGGTtcagtttttacttttcaaagcTAGCACATAGTGCACACTGAGAGATCGTGGTTCGATGTGATAAAAACGGAATAATTCAGTACACTTCACATCACACAAGGGA
Coding sequences within:
- the LOC131266271 gene encoding lysozyme c-1-like; the encoded protein is MRFLFATVLAIAVGCVVVDGKTFTKCELAKVLSANGIAKAALPDWVCLVQHESAFSTSATNKNKNGSTDYGLFQINNKYWCDSSYGTNDCKIACSSLLNDDITDDIKCAKLVHKRHGFNAWYGWKNNCNGKKLPSTSECF